One region of Halomicrobium sp. LC1Hm genomic DNA includes:
- a CDS encoding mechanosensitive ion channel family protein — protein MTQGTPVVDDPTPLAQLLADVGVPYAESIGQALTFVVVFLVIYLFGRAVILPVVNRALKSRDLDAHARKPLKKIVSIAVVFVGISVAFGMADYGDFLQSLATVAAAATLAIGFAMQDVLSNFVAGIFIFTDKPFRIGDWIEWDGNAGVVEDISLRVTRVRTFDNELLTVPNSQLTDGVIKNPVAKEQLRLKFVFGIGYDDDIDRATEIILEEADEHEGILADPEPSVRLIELGDSSVGLQSRIWIANPSRADFVKIRGEYVKAVKQRFDEEGIDIPYPNRTIGGGLELANVDGLVEPTADDD, from the coding sequence ATGACGCAGGGGACGCCGGTCGTCGACGACCCGACGCCACTGGCCCAACTCCTCGCCGATGTCGGGGTCCCCTACGCCGAGTCGATCGGACAGGCCCTGACTTTCGTGGTCGTCTTCCTCGTGATCTACCTGTTCGGTCGCGCCGTGATCCTCCCGGTGGTCAACCGCGCGCTCAAATCGCGGGACCTCGACGCCCACGCCCGCAAGCCGTTGAAGAAGATCGTCAGCATCGCCGTCGTCTTCGTCGGGATCTCGGTGGCGTTCGGCATGGCCGACTACGGCGACTTCCTCCAGTCGCTGGCGACGGTCGCCGCCGCCGCGACGCTGGCGATCGGCTTCGCGATGCAGGACGTGCTCTCGAACTTCGTCGCGGGCATCTTCATCTTCACCGACAAACCGTTCCGCATCGGCGACTGGATCGAGTGGGACGGCAACGCCGGCGTCGTCGAGGACATATCGTTGCGTGTCACCCGTGTTCGGACCTTCGACAACGAACTCTTGACGGTGCCCAACTCCCAGCTGACCGACGGCGTCATCAAGAACCCCGTCGCCAAGGAGCAACTGCGCCTGAAGTTCGTCTTCGGCATCGGCTACGACGACGACATCGACAGAGCGACCGAGATCATCCTCGAAGAGGCCGACGAGCACGAGGGGATCCTCGCCGACCCCGAACCGTCGGTGCGACTGATCGAACTGGGCGACTCCTCCGTGGGGCTCCAGTCTCGCATCTGGATCGCGAACCCCTCGCGGGCCGACTTCGTCAAGATCCGCGGCGAGTACGTCAAAGCGGTCAAGCAACGCTTCGACGAGGAAGGAATCGATATCCCCTACCCGAACCGCACCATCGGCGGGGGTCTCGAACTGGCCAACGTCGACGGCCTCGTGGAACCGACCGCCGACGACGACTGA
- a CDS encoding CoA-binding protein translates to MPVDSDDTLREILDYDTIAVVGCSTTSGKAAHDVPAYLQSQGYRIVPVNPFADEILGERASDSLSDVEATIDIVDVFRPSEEVADIVDETLDREDVRVLWTQLGIRDDDAAKRAEDAGLQVVQDRCLKVEHERLR, encoded by the coding sequence ATGCCAGTCGACTCTGACGACACGCTCCGGGAGATCCTCGACTACGACACGATCGCCGTCGTCGGCTGTTCGACGACGAGCGGGAAAGCGGCCCACGACGTGCCGGCCTACCTGCAATCGCAGGGCTACCGTATCGTCCCGGTCAACCCCTTCGCCGACGAGATCCTCGGAGAGCGTGCGTCCGATTCGCTGTCCGACGTGGAAGCGACGATCGACATCGTCGACGTGTTCCGGCCGAGCGAGGAGGTGGCCGACATCGTCGACGAGACGCTCGACCGCGAGGACGTGCGCGTGCTGTGGACCCAGCTGGGAATCCGTGACGACGACGCCGCGAAGCGAGCCGAGGACGCGGGGCTACAGGTCGTCCAGGATCGGTGTCTCAAAGTCGAGCACGAGCGGCTGCGGTGA
- a CDS encoding PIG-L deacetylase family protein gives MSETQHLLVIGAHPDDCSIKAGGIAAKYVEAGHDVTFLSVTDGSAGHHEMNRKKLAARRKRETEAVAETLGIDYDVFDIADGLLEPTLANRKKLIRYIRRVDPDLVLGPRPNDYHPDHRYTAQLLRDAAYSLIVPNIVPDTPPMESNPVIGYVADHFQKPEAFEPDVVLDVSDVAERKIDAMDCHVSQMYEWLPYTFGELENVPEGADARREWLTEAGVDHLAANTEINVADRFRADLKDRYGEDAGAAVDHAEAVEISEYGAPLTEDATERLFFF, from the coding sequence ATGAGCGAGACACAGCACCTCCTCGTGATCGGTGCACATCCGGACGACTGCTCGATCAAGGCGGGCGGTATCGCGGCAAAGTACGTGGAAGCGGGCCACGACGTGACCTTCCTCTCGGTCACCGACGGGAGTGCCGGCCACCACGAGATGAACCGTAAGAAGCTCGCTGCGCGACGCAAGCGCGAGACCGAGGCCGTCGCGGAGACGCTGGGCATCGACTACGACGTGTTCGACATCGCCGACGGCCTGCTCGAACCGACGCTCGCCAACCGCAAGAAGCTCATCCGCTACATCCGCCGGGTCGACCCCGATCTGGTGCTCGGACCCCGCCCCAACGACTACCACCCCGACCACCGCTACACCGCGCAGTTGCTCCGGGACGCCGCGTACTCGCTGATCGTTCCCAACATCGTCCCCGACACGCCGCCGATGGAATCGAACCCGGTCATCGGCTACGTCGCCGACCACTTCCAGAAGCCCGAAGCCTTCGAGCCCGACGTGGTCCTCGACGTGAGCGACGTGGCAGAGCGGAAGATCGACGCGATGGACTGCCACGTCTCCCAGATGTACGAGTGGCTCCCCTACACCTTCGGCGAACTGGAGAACGTCCCCGAGGGCGCTGACGCCCGCCGCGAGTGGCTCACCGAGGCGGGAGTCGACCACCTCGCGGCCAACACCGAGATCAACGTCGCAGACCGCTTCCGTGCCGACCTGAAAGATCGCTACGGCGAGGACGCCGGTGCCGCCGTCGACCACGCCGAAGCCGTCGAGATCTCCGAGTACGGTGCGCCGCTGACCGAGGACGCCACCGAGCGCCTCTTTTTCTTCTAG
- a CDS encoding Fic family protein, producing MKDGYLIDTPAPGKYLSADSTASLPASKFYLPNDLPPSLELSPAVIEAHGRAMHSLGRLDGFWSEIDDPETAFGLFVYKEAEQSSQVEGTQVTVSDMLQKGSDSKDVREARNYAMALRDATASLTDQGRSRQQLSLDLLKSLHESLMETGRTDDEDPRPGAFRDRYVWIEEEQQRGYGTNVRFAPPKPEIARSKMENFEEYMQHGSYPTLVDIGLLHYQLETVHPFVDGNGRVGRLLIVLMLIADDILVHPLFYLSSYIRRNRDEYTDLLLAVNEEGEWNAWLEFFLTGIREQADEAFSRAKLLLRLRERYRQQYSDAAPSVQALIEALFIEPIFTVSRAAELIDMSYQAANDAVDRLEADGVVEEFTGQERYREFQAIDVLDVLNRSSDEIPSPGELMAE from the coding sequence ATGAAAGACGGGTACCTGATCGACACACCAGCGCCGGGCAAGTACCTGTCTGCGGATTCGACAGCCTCGCTGCCAGCGTCGAAATTCTATCTCCCGAACGACCTTCCTCCATCGTTAGAGCTCTCTCCGGCGGTCATCGAGGCACACGGACGAGCGATGCACTCGCTCGGTCGCCTCGACGGGTTCTGGAGCGAGATCGACGACCCCGAAACTGCGTTTGGCCTGTTCGTCTACAAGGAAGCAGAGCAGTCCTCACAGGTCGAAGGGACGCAAGTGACGGTCTCCGATATGCTCCAGAAAGGGAGCGATTCGAAGGACGTGCGAGAAGCCCGGAACTACGCTATGGCACTTCGTGATGCGACGGCGTCCCTGACCGATCAGGGTCGGAGTCGACAGCAACTCTCGCTCGACCTCCTGAAATCACTCCACGAGTCTCTGATGGAAACTGGACGAACGGACGACGAAGATCCGCGACCGGGAGCATTCCGGGATCGGTACGTCTGGATCGAAGAGGAGCAACAACGTGGATACGGCACCAACGTCCGGTTCGCTCCGCCCAAACCCGAAATTGCCAGATCGAAGATGGAGAACTTCGAGGAGTACATGCAACACGGATCGTACCCCACGCTCGTCGATATCGGACTACTCCACTATCAACTCGAAACGGTCCACCCGTTCGTCGACGGTAACGGTCGTGTCGGTCGACTGTTGATCGTGCTGATGCTGATCGCCGACGACATTCTCGTCCATCCGCTGTTCTATCTCAGTTCCTATATTCGCCGCAATCGGGACGAGTACACGGATCTGTTGCTCGCAGTCAACGAAGAAGGCGAGTGGAACGCCTGGCTCGAATTCTTCTTGACGGGGATCCGAGAACAGGCAGACGAGGCGTTCAGCCGTGCGAAGCTACTGCTTCGGTTGCGAGAGCGGTATCGCCAGCAATACAGTGACGCCGCTCCGTCGGTCCAGGCACTGATCGAGGCCCTGTTTATCGAACCGATCTTCACCGTCTCACGGGCGGCCGAACTGATCGACATGTCGTACCAGGCAGCGAACGACGCGGTCGATCGACTCGAAGCAGATGGCGTCGTCGAGGAGTTTACTGGTCAAGAACGATACCGAGAGTTTCAGGCGATTGATGTTCTCGACGTTTTGAACCGGAGTAGTGACGAGATCCCGTCTCCCGGGGAACTGATGGCCGAGTGA
- a CDS encoding glycosyltransferase family 4 protein: MRTLNYLEVAGWLDRSGIGTSVEHQRAALADRDVEVVTSPWEGDHPVDAVRSKLTGGRAFTDVDLVHCNMIGPGTAATIKHAQRTDTPVILHSHVTREDFRDSFRGANVVAPVLGKYLKWFYSQADLVLCPSEYTREVLQSYPIDAPIRPITNGIDLDRLTGYEEYREEYRERYDIDGMGVFAVGNVFERKGLSTFCRVAQRTDYDFTWFGTYETGPSASAAVRKWTGDPPDNVTFSGWVDDIRGAYGAGDVFMFPAKVENQGIVVLEAMACGKACVISDIPAFAEYYEDGHDCLICSSEREFVDALERLEANPDLRERLGENAKATAREHGLDRVGEQLTDIYGQLLDGNVPEAVGER, translated from the coding sequence GTGCGCACGCTGAACTACCTGGAGGTCGCGGGCTGGCTGGACCGCAGCGGGATCGGTACGTCGGTCGAGCACCAGCGAGCGGCGCTCGCCGACAGAGACGTCGAGGTCGTTACCTCGCCGTGGGAGGGCGACCACCCGGTCGACGCCGTCCGGTCGAAGCTCACCGGCGGGCGCGCGTTCACCGACGTGGATCTCGTCCACTGCAACATGATCGGGCCGGGAACGGCCGCGACGATCAAGCACGCCCAGCGGACCGACACGCCGGTGATCCTCCACTCGCACGTCACTCGCGAGGACTTTCGGGACAGCTTCCGCGGGGCCAACGTCGTCGCGCCGGTCCTGGGGAAGTACCTCAAGTGGTTCTACTCGCAGGCCGACCTCGTGCTGTGTCCCAGCGAGTACACGAGAGAGGTCCTGCAGTCGTACCCCATCGACGCGCCGATCCGGCCGATCACCAACGGGATCGATCTCGACCGGCTGACGGGGTACGAGGAGTACCGCGAGGAGTACCGCGAGCGCTACGACATCGACGGGATGGGGGTCTTCGCCGTCGGCAACGTCTTCGAGCGCAAGGGACTCTCGACCTTCTGTCGGGTCGCCCAGCGGACCGACTACGACTTCACCTGGTTTGGCACCTACGAGACCGGGCCGAGCGCGTCCGCGGCGGTGCGCAAGTGGACCGGAGATCCGCCGGACAACGTCACGTTCTCGGGATGGGTCGACGACATCCGCGGGGCCTACGGGGCCGGCGACGTGTTCATGTTCCCCGCGAAGGTCGAGAACCAGGGGATCGTCGTGCTCGAAGCGATGGCCTGCGGGAAAGCCTGCGTGATTTCGGACATCCCGGCCTTCGCTGAGTACTACGAGGACGGCCACGACTGCCTGATCTGCTCGTCCGAACGGGAGTTCGTCGACGCGCTCGAACGGCTGGAAGCGAACCCCGACCTCCGGGAACGGCTGGGCGAGAACGCGAAAGCGACCGCTCGCGAGCACGGACTCGACCGGGTCGGCGAACAGCTGACGGACATCTACGGGCAGCTCCTCGACGGGAACGTGCCCGAGGCTGTCGGCGAGAGATAG
- a CDS encoding M48 family metallopeptidase — MPSRNALGMRFRLAALVALLVAFDAVFVVAVYWLGHLAVGLFSWAITYESVGLVADALQFRTLPSPLVVAVGTAATLAGQSVFGYRMSANTVPGERQTFRDLFAPVTEPIEPGRPFGGLLADRSHAVSEDGDDERDPRVVPMFDYGEYRERVAARLTGLAQLSDTPIPDVRVVDSETPNSYVAGRPGEQILVVTTGLLRRLDDEALDAVLAHELAHLKHGDAFVMTAAGFLPTVTARVNGGTIEFLRRSGLGYLPGVEQPEDSDTVAFGQFHLAMLALSPIVLALSSALWLASTACYRSLSRVREFHADAGAAAIRGSPAALVGALETLDDLRPSEDLRTAQTGVRELCVLPDAIDDGDGIDGDDAVARTRRRWRSVTARALPSSHPPIESRVAALRERERSER; from the coding sequence ATGCCCTCCCGAAATGCCCTCGGTATGCGGTTTCGGCTGGCGGCGCTGGTCGCGTTGCTGGTCGCCTTCGATGCGGTCTTCGTCGTCGCCGTCTACTGGCTGGGCCACCTGGCAGTCGGCCTGTTCTCGTGGGCCATCACCTACGAGTCCGTCGGGCTGGTGGCCGACGCGTTACAGTTCCGGACGCTCCCGTCGCCGCTGGTCGTCGCCGTCGGGACCGCGGCGACGCTGGCGGGCCAGTCGGTGTTTGGCTACCGGATGAGCGCCAACACCGTCCCCGGCGAGCGACAGACGTTCCGGGACCTCTTCGCGCCGGTCACCGAACCGATCGAACCAGGACGGCCCTTCGGCGGCCTGCTGGCCGACCGCTCGCACGCGGTCTCCGAGGACGGGGACGACGAGCGCGATCCACGCGTCGTGCCGATGTTCGACTACGGCGAGTACCGCGAGCGCGTCGCGGCCCGGCTCACCGGGCTGGCACAGCTCTCGGACACACCGATCCCGGACGTGCGGGTCGTCGACAGCGAGACGCCCAACAGCTACGTCGCCGGCCGGCCCGGCGAGCAGATCCTCGTCGTCACGACGGGGCTGCTCCGCAGGCTCGACGACGAAGCACTCGACGCCGTCCTGGCTCACGAACTCGCCCACCTCAAGCACGGCGACGCGTTCGTGATGACGGCCGCTGGCTTCCTGCCGACGGTCACGGCCCGCGTCAACGGGGGAACGATCGAGTTCCTCCGCCGATCCGGACTCGGGTACCTCCCCGGCGTCGAGCAGCCCGAGGACAGCGACACGGTCGCGTTCGGCCAGTTCCACCTCGCGATGCTCGCGCTCTCGCCGATCGTCCTCGCGCTCTCCTCGGCGCTGTGGCTCGCGAGCACGGCCTGTTACCGATCGCTCTCGCGAGTGCGCGAGTTCCACGCCGACGCCGGGGCGGCCGCGATCAGGGGGTCGCCGGCCGCTCTCGTCGGCGCACTGGAGACGCTCGACGACCTGCGTCCGTCCGAGGACCTGCGGACCGCCCAGACCGGCGTCCGCGAACTGTGCGTGTTGCCCGACGCGATCGACGACGGGGACGGGATCGACGGCGACGACGCCGTCGCTCGGACGCGGCGTCGATGGCGCTCGGTGACCGCTCGCGCGCTCCCCTCCTCGCACCCGCCGATCGAATCACGGGTCGCCGCGCTCCGGGAGCGAGAACGATCGGAGCGGTGA
- the gatA gene encoding Asp-tRNA(Asn)/Glu-tRNA(Gln) amidotransferase subunit GatA, whose product MATEYNAYISDETIEGADEGPLAGKTVAVKDNISTKGVQTTCGSSMLAGYVPPYDATVVERLTAAGATVPGKTNMDEFGMGTTTETSAYGPVENPAAPGHVPGGSSGGSAAVVAAGDADMALGTDTGGSIRCPAAFCGVVGIKPTYGLVSRYGLVAYANSLEQIGPIAPTVEEAAELLEVIAGPDEHDATTRDHEGATEGLADAADGDVDGLSIGVPTELVEAADEAVVETFWDAIDELEAQGASYHEVDLPSVEHAVEAYYVIAMSEASSNLARFDGVRYGLSASEASGGYEGNWNESFANAREEGFGEEVKRRVLLGTYALSAGYHDKYYKKAQDARAWVKQDFDEALSEADVLASPTMPIPPMEMGESLDDPLTMYLADANTTPVNLANLPAISVPAGETDDGLPVGLQLVGPAFGEKQLIRAGSALA is encoded by the coding sequence ATGGCGACCGAGTACAACGCCTACATCAGCGACGAGACGATCGAGGGCGCGGACGAGGGGCCACTGGCCGGGAAGACGGTCGCGGTCAAAGACAACATCTCGACGAAGGGCGTCCAGACCACCTGTGGCTCGTCGATGCTCGCGGGATACGTCCCGCCCTACGACGCGACGGTCGTCGAACGACTCACGGCGGCCGGCGCGACCGTCCCCGGCAAGACCAACATGGACGAGTTCGGGATGGGGACGACGACCGAGACCTCGGCCTACGGGCCGGTCGAGAACCCCGCCGCTCCGGGCCACGTCCCCGGTGGCTCCTCGGGTGGCTCCGCCGCCGTCGTCGCGGCCGGCGACGCCGACATGGCTCTGGGGACCGACACCGGCGGCTCGATCCGCTGTCCCGCCGCCTTCTGTGGCGTCGTCGGCATCAAGCCCACCTACGGGCTGGTCTCCCGGTACGGGCTCGTCGCCTACGCCAACAGCCTCGAACAGATCGGCCCGATCGCGCCGACCGTCGAGGAGGCCGCGGAGCTGCTCGAAGTGATCGCCGGCCCGGACGAACACGACGCGACGACCCGAGACCACGAGGGCGCGACCGAGGGGCTCGCCGACGCCGCCGACGGCGACGTCGACGGGCTCTCGATCGGCGTGCCGACGGAACTCGTCGAAGCAGCCGACGAGGCGGTCGTCGAGACGTTCTGGGACGCGATCGACGAACTCGAAGCACAGGGTGCGAGCTACCACGAGGTCGACCTCCCGAGCGTCGAACACGCGGTCGAAGCCTACTACGTGATCGCGATGTCCGAGGCCTCCTCGAACCTCGCGCGCTTCGACGGCGTCCGCTACGGGCTCTCCGCGAGCGAAGCGAGCGGTGGCTACGAGGGCAACTGGAACGAGAGCTTCGCCAACGCCCGCGAGGAGGGCTTCGGCGAGGAAGTCAAGCGCCGAGTCCTGCTCGGGACGTACGCGCTCTCGGCGGGCTACCACGACAAGTACTACAAGAAGGCCCAGGACGCCCGCGCGTGGGTCAAGCAGGACTTCGACGAGGCCCTCTCGGAGGCCGACGTGCTGGCCTCGCCGACGATGCCGATCCCGCCCATGGAGATGGGCGAGAGCCTCGACGATCCACTGACGATGTATCTGGCCGACGCCAACACGACGCCGGTCAACCTGGCGAATCTCCCGGCGATCTCCGTGCCTGCCGGCGAGACCGACGACGGACTCCCGGTCGGGCTGCAACTGGTCGGTCCCGCGTTCGGCGAGAAACAGCTGATCCGAGCCGGTAGCGCGCTGGCGTAG
- a CDS encoding zinc ribbon domain-containing protein encodes MVDRTEPPEPARLVEIVETEPVDRVRDALTALAAAPPSVRKDAVQALGDLAGDAPSRFDGLAPVVASFLTDEERAIRLTTAKLFVAVAEADPDAVLGAVDALGARLADEDEFYYVRARSAEALGYAALEYPDAVAAPEVLADLRVGLAFDEPEVTAKLAKALAFVALGDPDRLRHLVEHLGDHLDAESELVRYHVCTALVATGCEHPERLADVRGALAARLDDPNPYVRGRAAEAFGTAGADVFEDYPTARLRALADDEESFVTERGAFAAERGRSGDRRSEESDLGTIASLRRTTGSVIEELTTADAVDDCPHCGAALPESGPPMCPQCGAPR; translated from the coding sequence ATGGTGGACCGAACCGAACCACCGGAGCCGGCACGGCTCGTCGAGATCGTCGAAACGGAACCGGTCGACCGGGTGCGGGACGCACTGACGGCACTCGCCGCCGCGCCCCCGTCCGTTCGGAAGGACGCGGTACAGGCGCTCGGCGACCTCGCGGGCGACGCTCCGTCGCGCTTCGACGGGCTGGCTCCCGTCGTCGCCTCGTTTCTCACAGACGAGGAACGCGCGATACGGCTCACGACCGCGAAGCTGTTCGTCGCCGTCGCCGAGGCCGACCCCGACGCCGTCCTCGGGGCCGTCGACGCCCTCGGTGCTCGCCTCGCCGACGAGGACGAGTTCTACTACGTCCGTGCTCGCTCGGCCGAAGCGCTGGGGTACGCCGCTCTCGAATACCCCGACGCCGTCGCAGCGCCCGAGGTGCTCGCCGATCTGCGCGTCGGGCTCGCGTTCGACGAGCCCGAGGTCACGGCGAAACTCGCCAAGGCGCTGGCGTTCGTCGCGCTCGGCGACCCCGACCGACTCCGGCACCTCGTCGAACACCTCGGCGACCACCTCGACGCCGAGAGCGAACTCGTCAGGTACCACGTCTGTACGGCGCTGGTCGCGACCGGCTGTGAGCACCCGGAGCGCCTGGCCGACGTTCGGGGGGCGCTCGCTGCGCGCCTGGACGACCCGAACCCGTACGTCCGGGGTCGCGCGGCGGAGGCGTTCGGCACCGCCGGGGCCGACGTGTTCGAAGACTACCCGACCGCCCGACTGCGGGCGCTTGCCGACGACGAGGAGTCGTTCGTCACAGAGCGTGGAGCGTTCGCGGCCGAGCGTGGCCGATCAGGCGATCGGCGCTCGGAGGAAAGCGATCTCGGAACGATCGCGTCGCTTCGCCGGACGACCGGGTCGGTGATCGAAGAGTTGACGACCGCCGACGCCGTCGACGACTGTCCCCACTGTGGGGCTGCACTGCCCGAGTCGGGGCCGCCGATGTGTCCCCAGTGTGGCGCGCCGCGGTAG
- a CDS encoding glycosyltransferase yields the protein MALPRVAAFTDTYLPTVNGVTYTVKTWREQWSRRDSEMDVIYPRSEHQATAGEHPVSSLPFPFYEGFRVAAPQIPTAVEAADVVHAHTPFSLGLAAKRFARSNDAPLVASYHTPTSEYAEYVSLNGTVERLIRNCATRYERWFLNGADVVVTPSERTARHLRETVGVSTPVEVLANGVDTDFFAPSETAAFRERHDLPDGPLVGYTGRHGYEKCLDDIVAAAEGLDVTLVFGGDGPAREDLEATAEAAAVDAHFLGFLDRAELPELYAALDVFAFPSPVETQGLVALEANACGTPVVGVDSGALSGTIDDGVTGYKYPEGDTDAFRDGIERALDESERLRERCLDRREETSVEHSVERLADIYEQVS from the coding sequence ATGGCACTGCCGCGCGTGGCTGCGTTCACCGACACATATCTCCCGACGGTCAACGGCGTCACCTACACTGTCAAGACCTGGCGAGAGCAGTGGAGCCGCCGCGACAGCGAGATGGACGTGATCTATCCCCGGAGCGAACACCAGGCAACGGCGGGCGAACACCCGGTGTCGAGCCTCCCGTTCCCGTTCTACGAGGGGTTTCGCGTCGCGGCACCGCAGATCCCGACGGCCGTCGAGGCGGCCGACGTGGTCCACGCACACACCCCGTTCAGTCTCGGGCTGGCCGCAAAGCGCTTCGCCCGGAGCAACGACGCGCCGCTGGTGGCGTCTTACCACACACCGACCAGCGAGTACGCCGAGTACGTCTCCCTCAATGGCACCGTCGAGCGACTGATTCGCAACTGCGCGACGCGCTACGAGCGGTGGTTCCTGAACGGTGCCGACGTCGTCGTCACGCCCAGCGAACGGACCGCCCGCCACCTCCGGGAGACCGTCGGCGTCTCGACGCCGGTGGAAGTGCTCGCCAACGGCGTCGACACCGACTTCTTCGCGCCGAGCGAGACGGCGGCGTTTCGCGAGCGCCACGACCTCCCAGACGGCCCGCTGGTGGGGTACACCGGGAGACACGGCTACGAGAAGTGCCTCGACGACATCGTCGCCGCCGCAGAGGGACTGGACGTGACGCTGGTCTTCGGCGGCGACGGACCCGCCCGCGAGGACCTCGAAGCGACGGCCGAGGCGGCAGCCGTCGATGCCCACTTCCTGGGGTTCCTCGACCGAGCGGAGCTGCCCGAGCTGTACGCCGCGCTCGACGTGTTCGCGTTCCCCAGCCCGGTCGAGACCCAGGGACTGGTCGCACTGGAGGCAAACGCCTGTGGGACGCCGGTCGTCGGCGTCGACAGCGGCGCGCTGAGTGGCACGATCGACGACGGCGTCACCGGCTACAAGTACCCCGAGGGCGACACGGACGCCTTCCGCGACGGGATCGAACGGGCGCTCGACGAGTCCGAGCGGCTCCGAGAGCGCTGCCTGGACCGCCGCGAGGAGACGAGCGTCGAGCACTCCGTGGAGCGACTGGCGGACATCTACGAACAGGTCAGCTGA
- a CDS encoding YhbY family RNA-binding protein, whose product MSNKDRRQRIHELDATLRVGKQGIDPVADELSNQLDDRDLVKVKFLRSALGGTTTEDEADELADLAGGTVVQTRGHTAVFER is encoded by the coding sequence ATGAGTAACAAAGACCGCCGACAGCGGATCCACGAACTCGACGCCACGCTCCGTGTCGGCAAGCAAGGTATCGATCCGGTCGCCGACGAACTCTCGAACCAGCTCGACGACCGCGACCTCGTGAAAGTGAAGTTCCTCCGGTCTGCGCTGGGCGGGACGACGACCGAGGACGAGGCCGACGAGCTCGCCGACCTCGCCGGTGGGACCGTCGTCCAGACGAGGGGTCACACCGCCGTGTTCGAACGATGA
- a CDS encoding ATPase domain-containing protein, with protein sequence MYDLGEQLDGRMVAPGTNILVKGPPLTGKRRLARQILAHGLDADQGAIVITTRDSARRVARQFGFDDEDEARAIGIVDCVTEHVGRSTTDTLTVKYATSPVDMTGIGLGFSNFIEYFYGDLGRERNRVMVDSLSTLLMYATLQTVFEFMHAITSRVDDVDAVGVHVIESTAHDEQTLHTIEQLFDGTVELDESGIVAVDLPTEAESANP encoded by the coding sequence ATGTACGATCTGGGGGAACAACTGGACGGACGGATGGTTGCACCGGGGACGAACATCCTCGTGAAGGGGCCGCCGTTGACGGGAAAGCGCCGCCTGGCTCGTCAGATTCTCGCCCACGGGCTCGACGCCGACCAGGGAGCGATCGTGATCACGACGCGTGACAGCGCCCGCCGGGTCGCCAGGCAGTTCGGGTTCGACGACGAGGACGAAGCGCGAGCGATCGGGATCGTCGACTGTGTCACCGAGCACGTCGGGCGGTCGACGACCGACACGCTGACGGTCAAGTACGCGACGTCGCCGGTCGACATGACGGGGATCGGGCTGGGGTTCTCGAACTTCATCGAGTACTTCTACGGCGACCTCGGGCGCGAGCGCAACCGCGTGATGGTCGATTCGCTGTCGACGCTGCTGATGTACGCGACGCTACAGACGGTCTTCGAGTTCATGCACGCGATCACGAGCCGTGTCGACGACGTCGACGCGGTCGGCGTCCACGTCATCGAGTCCACTGCTCACGACGAACAGACGCTGCACACGATCGAACAGCTGTTCGACGGCACGGTCGAACTCGACGAGAGCGGCATCGTCGCGGTCGATCTCCCGACCGAGGCCGAGTCGGCGAACCCGTAG
- a CDS encoding DUF5798 family protein: MGLGSTAKKVQKLADLAEKMYKRINHMVEQLQDLRGTVDETGARVEEIERELEQHRTLLEAIAEEHDIDVDSAVTDAVIQDADGADPSGDAASPDDPDTAGAPAETTEDADGPSP; encoded by the coding sequence ATGGGACTCGGAAGCACGGCCAAGAAGGTCCAGAAGCTCGCTGATCTGGCCGAGAAGATGTACAAGCGGATCAACCACATGGTCGAGCAGCTTCAGGACCTTCGGGGGACGGTCGACGAGACGGGGGCACGCGTCGAGGAGATCGAACGGGAGCTCGAACAGCACCGCACGCTGCTGGAGGCGATCGCCGAGGAGCACGACATCGACGTCGACAGCGCCGTCACCGACGCCGTCATTCAGGACGCCGATGGAGCGGACCCGAGCGGCGACGCGGCATCGCCGGACGACCCGGACACTGCCGGAGCGCCGGCAGAGACGACCGAAGACGCCGACGGGCCGAGCCCCTAG
- a CDS encoding ribonuclease P protein component 4: MTPGESEIARERIRRLHDLAREAAGDGNDERAREYVRRARRVAERNRLGLPRRFKRFTCDACDAYLRPSVNARVRLQDGHVVVTCDCGTQARYPYE, encoded by the coding sequence ATGACGCCCGGTGAGTCAGAGATCGCTCGCGAGCGGATTCGACGGCTCCACGACCTCGCTCGCGAGGCGGCCGGCGACGGCAACGACGAGCGTGCCCGCGAGTACGTCCGCCGCGCTCGCCGCGTCGCCGAGCGCAACCGTCTCGGGCTCCCGCGGCGGTTCAAGCGGTTCACCTGTGACGCCTGCGACGCCTACCTCCGTCCGAGCGTCAACGCGCGGGTCCGTCTCCAGGACGGCCACGTCGTCGTCACCTGCGACTGTGGGACCCAGGCGCGCTATCCCTACGAGTAA